In a genomic window of Gemmatimonadetes bacterium T265:
- a CDS encoding RND transporter, with translation MDIPRPKRKKTFRNVLVAAGLAVAAAGTAALTRLEPAAPSVERATLWIDTVRRGAFVRQVRAPGTLVPEHVRLISALTQGRVEQILVRPGAAVEAGTVLFTLSNPDVQLQLLEAERQLGAAQATLVSLKSQLETARLAQQATVAGLQNDYAEARRNADVYEALGKKGLASVNEMQNARDRASSLSLRRDIEQRRLALAGSTIGQQLALEEANVERMRAVAQFQRERLASMQVTAGEAGVLQSEDLDYGQWVLPGQVLARVAQPGRLKAVLRVPETQAKDVAVGQVVAVDTRTGSGAADGQRAGAAVATGGTTGVIPGRVMRVDPAVQNGTVAVEVALEPAGGVLPPGVRADLSVDGTVEIERLSDVLSVGRPAYGQPESTVGLFRLSPDGTAARRVRVTLGRASVNAVEVLRGLNPGDRVIISDVSQYDAQDRLRIR, from the coding sequence GTGGACATCCCCCGCCCCAAGCGCAAGAAGACGTTCCGCAACGTGCTCGTCGCCGCCGGCCTCGCGGTCGCGGCGGCGGGTACGGCCGCGCTCACGCGCCTCGAGCCGGCGGCACCGAGCGTGGAGCGCGCGACGCTGTGGATCGACACCGTGCGGCGCGGGGCGTTCGTGCGGCAGGTCCGCGCGCCTGGGACGCTCGTGCCCGAGCACGTGCGGCTTATCTCGGCGCTCACGCAAGGGCGCGTCGAGCAGATCCTCGTGCGCCCCGGCGCCGCGGTCGAGGCGGGGACGGTGCTCTTTACCCTCTCCAACCCCGACGTGCAGCTCCAGTTGCTGGAGGCCGAGCGCCAGCTCGGCGCGGCGCAGGCGACCCTCGTCAGCCTGAAGTCCCAGCTCGAGACGGCGCGGCTCGCCCAGCAGGCGACGGTGGCCGGGCTGCAGAACGACTACGCCGAGGCGCGCCGCAACGCGGACGTCTACGAAGCGTTAGGCAAGAAGGGACTCGCGAGCGTGAACGAGATGCAGAACGCGCGCGACCGGGCGAGCTCGCTCTCGCTCCGCCGCGACATCGAGCAGCGGCGGCTCGCCCTCGCGGGGAGCACGATCGGCCAGCAGCTCGCGCTCGAGGAGGCGAACGTCGAGCGGATGCGCGCGGTGGCGCAGTTCCAGCGCGAGCGGCTGGCGTCGATGCAGGTGACCGCGGGCGAGGCCGGCGTGCTGCAGAGCGAGGACCTCGACTACGGGCAGTGGGTGCTGCCGGGGCAGGTGCTCGCGCGCGTCGCGCAGCCCGGGCGGCTGAAGGCGGTGCTGCGCGTCCCCGAGACGCAGGCGAAGGACGTGGCGGTGGGGCAGGTGGTCGCGGTCGACACGCGCACCGGCTCTGGCGCGGCCGACGGGCAGCGCGCGGGCGCGGCGGTCGCCACGGGCGGCACGACGGGCGTGATCCCGGGGCGCGTGATGCGCGTCGACCCCGCGGTGCAGAACGGCACGGTGGCGGTCGAGGTCGCGCTCGAGCCCGCGGGCGGGGTGCTGCCGCCGGGGGTGCGCGCGGACCTCTCGGTCGACGGCACGGTCGAGATCGAGCGGCTGTCGGACGTGCTCTCGGTCGGGCGCCCGGCGTACGGGCAGCCGGAGAGCACGGTCGGGCTGTTCCGCCTGTCGCCCGACGGGACGGCGGCCCGGCGGGTGCGGGTGACGTTAGGCCGCGCCTCGGTGAACGCGGTCGAGGTGCTGCGCGGGCTCAATCCCGGCGACCGCGTGATCATCTCGGACGTCTCGCAGTACGACGCGCAGGACAGGCTCCGGATCAGGTGA
- a CDS encoding ABC transporter ATP-binding protein yields MPSLLSLDGVQKVFLTDEVETHALSAVHLEIGEGEYVAIAGPSGCGKTTLLSILGLLDTPSGGRYTLAGQDVTTLDAADRARVRNRQIGFVFQAFNLIGDLTVYENVELPLTYRSGEFALGAAERRRRVTEALERVGMSHRQKHYPAQLSGGQQQRVAVARAVVGDPAILLADEPTGNLDSANGESVMDLLKELHRGGATVCMVTHDPRYALHAERTVHLFDGRVVEETVNAGLAVPAGPAPV; encoded by the coding sequence ATGCCCTCCCTCCTCTCCCTCGACGGCGTCCAGAAGGTCTTCCTCACCGACGAGGTCGAGACCCACGCCCTCTCGGCCGTCCACCTCGAGATCGGCGAGGGCGAGTACGTCGCGATCGCGGGGCCGTCGGGGTGCGGCAAGACGACGCTGCTCTCGATCCTGGGGCTCCTCGACACGCCGAGCGGCGGGCGGTACACGCTGGCCGGGCAGGACGTGACGACGCTCGACGCGGCCGACCGCGCGCGCGTGCGCAACCGGCAGATCGGCTTCGTCTTTCAGGCGTTCAACCTGATCGGCGACCTCACGGTGTACGAGAACGTCGAGCTGCCGCTGACTTACCGCTCGGGGGAGTTCGCGTTAGGCGCGGCCGAGCGGCGGCGGCGGGTGACGGAGGCGCTGGAGCGCGTCGGGATGAGCCACCGGCAGAAGCACTACCCGGCGCAGCTCTCCGGCGGTCAGCAGCAGCGCGTCGCCGTGGCCCGCGCGGTCGTCGGCGACCCGGCGATCCTGCTGGCGGACGAGCCGACGGGGAACCTCGACTCGGCGAACGGGGAGAGCGTGATGGACCTCCTGAAGGAGCTGCACCGCGGCGGGGCGACGGTGTGCATGGTCACGCACGACCCGCGGTACGCGCTGCACGCGGAGCGGACGGTGCACCTGTTCGACGGGCGGGTGGTGGAGGAGACGGTGAACGCGGGGCTCGCGGTGCCGGCGGGGCCGGCGCCGGTCTGA